In one window of Candidatus Cloacimonadota bacterium DNA:
- a CDS encoding ABC transporter ATP-binding protein: MSIIKVRNLHKIYHDTEIPVKAVNGINLDFEEGEFSAIVGPSGSGKTTFLNLLGGLDTPTQGEISIGDTNIGNLKSRQLIDFRLQNIGFVFQAYNLIPVLTAKENVAFIMELQKIPKAEREKRAEELLEEVGIGDKGNNRPSQLSGGQQQRVSVARALASRPKFILADEPTANLDSQATANLLDMMLQMNKESNITFIFSTHDQRVVDRARRVITVIDGKVSSDKKRKFGVQHP, translated from the coding sequence ATGTCAATTATTAAAGTAAGAAATTTACACAAAATTTATCACGATACGGAAATTCCCGTAAAAGCTGTTAACGGAATTAATCTTGATTTTGAGGAAGGTGAATTCTCCGCTATAGTCGGTCCATCCGGTTCAGGGAAAACTACTTTTCTTAATTTGCTGGGAGGATTAGATACTCCCACTCAAGGTGAAATTTCGATCGGCGATACTAATATTGGAAATCTAAAATCCAGACAATTGATTGATTTCAGATTGCAAAATATTGGTTTTGTTTTTCAGGCCTATAATTTGATACCTGTATTAACTGCCAAAGAAAATGTGGCTTTTATTATGGAACTGCAGAAAATCCCAAAAGCAGAAAGAGAAAAAAGAGCGGAAGAATTGTTAGAAGAAGTAGGAATCGGCGATAAGGGCAACAACCGTCCCTCCCAACTTTCCGGTGGGCAACAGCAAAGAGTCTCTGTAGCGCGCGCTTTGGCATCTCGTCCAAAATTTATCCTCGCAGACGAACCAACTGCAAATCTGGATTCCCAAGCAACTGCTAATTTGCTGGATATGATGCTTCAAATGAACAAAGAATCCAATATTACTTTTATTTTTTCTACTCATGATCAAAGAGTTGTGGACAGAGCGAGAAGAGTTATTACTGTTATAGATGGAAAAGTTAGTAGTGATAAAAAAAGAAAATTTGGAGTGCAACATCCGTGA